GACCAGGCACGCGCCCTGGGCCTGCTGGCCCGCACGGTCGTCCTCGACCGGTTCTCGCCGGCCGCCGTCGCGGCCCGGTACGCCGACCTGTACCGGAGCGTGGTGCGTGGGGCGTAAGGCATGGGTCCGCGCCCTGAGCGCCGTGCTCTCGATCGCGGTGGTGGCGTACGTCGGCTGGGCGATGTCCAGGAACTGGAAGGCGTACACCTCGCAACCGCTCGAGACGCACCTGCGGTGGGGGATGGTGCTGGCGTCGGGCGGCGTGATCGTCACCGCGTACGCCGTGCTCGTGCAGACGTGGCGGATCATGCTCGTGGAGTGGGGCGGGCGGCTCTCCTTCTGGCGGGCCGCGCACATCTGGAGCGTCACCAATCTGTACCGCTACGTGCCAGGATGGGTGTGGCAGATCGGCGCCATGGGCGTGATGGCCCAGCGGGAGGGCGTGTCGCCGATCGCCGCCACGGGATCCTCGATCCTCAGCACGATCGTCAACATCACCACCGGCTTCGCCATCGCCCTCGGCTCCGGGTCGGTGGCGCTCGATGCGCTCCATCCCGGCACCAGCCGGGTGGCGTTCGTCCTGACCCTCGCCGCGATCGCCGGCCTCGTGGCGCTGCCCGTGGCCATGCCGGGGATTCTCGCCGTACTGCGCCGGGCGACGGGCCGCGACATCCCGGAGGCCACCGTCCCGCCGCGCGTCATCGCCTACGCCATCGTGGGCAACCTGATCGCCTGGTTCCTGTACGGACTCGCGCTCTATCTGCTCGTCATCGGCGTCCTGGGACGGGCAACTGGCGCCCTCTCGAGCTACATCGCAGTTTATAGCGCGTCGTACGTGCTCGGCTACATCGTGGTGTTCCTGCCGGCGGGAGCTGGCGTCCGCGATGGCTCCATGGCCGCGGCCCTGCCGGCGTTCAGGCTCATGACGGGCCCGCAGGCCCTGCTGATCGCGGTCGCGTCGCGCCTCTTGACCTCCATCCTGGACGTCGTGCCCGGATTTCTCTTTCTCGCCGTCGACGCCTGGCGTCGCCGATCCACTTCGCAACCGAGACCGAATGCTTCGTCGCGATGAGACGCTCGCGGCGCCCGTCCTTCCGGCGCCGCGCTTTGCTGCCGCCTGGGCGGCGCTCACCTACGCCCTGTGCACGCTCGTGCTCGCGTATCCGGTATTCGCGGGGCAGTTCCTCGTGAACCCCAACAGCGACCAGTACATCGCCGGATATGCGTTCCGTGATTTCGCCGCGCAGTGGCTGCGCGCCGGCCACGGGTTCCCGCTCTGGAACCCGTACATCCTGGGCGGGCTCCCGTACATCGCCGCCATGCACGGCGACATCTTCTATCCCACGTTCGCGCTGCGCATGCTCATGCGCACCGATCTCGCGATGACGTGGGGCTTCGCCATCCACCTCTTCCTCGCCGGTCTCTTCACCTACGGGTTCCTGCGGGCCTGGGGCTTCGGGTTCTTCGCGTCGCTGTTCGGCGGGGCCGCCTACATGCTCAGCGGGCAGATCGCGTCGCTCGCGTCGCCGGGACACGACGGCAAGCTGTTCGTCAGCGCCCTGTTCCCGCTGGCCCTCTGGATGCTGCTGCGCGGCATGCGGGACGGCCGGGCGTCGGCATGGGGAGGCCTCGCGCTCACCGTCGGGTTGGCGGAGTTGAGTCCGCACCCGCAGCTCTTCCAGTACATGCTTCTGGGGTCGGGGGCATTCGCGCTGTATCTGGCGTTCAGCGACCACGAGGGCAGGGGGGCCCTGCCGCGCAAGGTGGCTCTCCAACGCCTGGCATTCGCCCTCGGCGCCGTCGCGCTGGGGATGACCATCGGCGCCGTGCAATTCCTGCCCGTCAAGGAATACGTCAGTTGGTCGCCCCGCGCCGGCGGCCGCGGAGGATACGCCTTCTCCACGCAGTATTCCATGCCCGTGGAGGAGTTCTTCAACACGTATCTGCCGCAGTTCACGGGCATGCTCGACCACTACTGGGGGCGCAACGGCATCCACCTCCACAGCGAATACCTCGGCGTCAGCGTGCTCATTCTCATGGGCGCGGCGTTCGGCGCCACGGCGCGGCGCGGATTCCGGTCGTTCTGGCTGTGGACCGCCGTCGTGACGGCCTTGTGGGCCCTGGGCAGTGCGACGCCGTTCTATCACATCGTGTACGCCGTCGTGCCGGGCACGAAGTTCTTCCGGGCCCCCAGCACCATCTTCTTCATGACCAGCTTCGCGGTCGTGATGCTCGCCACCGTGGGGCTCGAGCGCGCGCTCGCGCGCCGCGTCAGCATGACCTATGCGCTCAGCTGGCTGGGGGCCGCCGGCCTCATCACGCTCCTCGCCAGCGGCGGCATGCTCACGAACATGGCCCAGACCATCGCGGCGTCGTTTGCGGGGGCGCAGCTGTTCGAGCGCGTGCAGGCCAACAATACGGCCCTCATCCTCGGCGCATGGCGCTCGTTCATCGTCGCCGCCGTCGCGTGCGGGCTGTTGCTCGCCATCGCCCGCGACCGCATCCCGCTGCGCACCGCGGCCATCGCGTTCGTGGCCCTCGTGGCGGTGGACCTCCTGAGCATCGACCACAACTACTGGATGTTCTCGCCCCCCGCGTCGACGCTGTACGCATCCGATCCGGCCATCGCGTACATGCAGCACCAGCCCCAACCGGGCCGTGTGCTGCCGCTCGCCGCCAGCGATGCGGGCATGGCCGCCACCCGCGACCCGTACTTCCAGGGCGACGCCTTCATGGTGCACGGCATCCGGTCGGTGATCGGATATCACGGCAATGAACTCGGGGCCTACGAGCAGCTCGGGAACAAGCAGGGCCCGCAGTACGAGAATGAGATCAATCCGGAATTCTGGCGGCTGACCAACGTCCAGTACGTGTACACCAACGTGGACGCCCCGACGCTCGACACTCTCTACGCCACGCAGCTCAAGCGGCCCGACGTCACGTTCACCAGGCTGGTCGGCCCGGTGCGCAACTCCGCCGGCTCGATGGTCTACCTGCTCAGGCCCTCGCAGAACGACCCCTTCGCGTGGGTCACGCCCGCGCTCGTCAAGGCCGCCGAGGATCAGTCGCTGCCCACCATGCTCGACCCCAAGTTCAACCCGGCCACCGTCGCCGTGTTCGACACGTCGGCTGCCGTGACTCCGGCCAGGTTGTCGGCCCTCCCGGCGCCGCTCCCCATCACGACGTCGGTCGCCTCGTACGCGCCAGGCCACATCGTGCTCGACCTCAGTGCTCCCGCGCCCGAGGGCTCGTCGCTCGTCGTCTCCGAGAACTACTATCCCGGCTGGCACGCCACGGTGGACGGCAAACCCGATGCGTCCATCGGCCGCGCCGACGTGTCGCTCATCGGGCTCGCGCTGCCCGCCGGCGCGCGCCACGTCGAGCTCACGTTCGACGACGCCGCCTACGACACGGGGAAGAGCGTCACGCTCGTCGCCCTTGCCATCGCCCTCCTGTTGACGGGAGCCGGACTCATCGCCGATCGGACGCACCGTGCCTGAACGCGCCCTGGTGGTCATTCCCACCTACAACGAGCGCGAGAACATCGCGCGCATCATCGACGCCGTCCTGGGGCAGGACCCGCGGCTCGAGGTGCTGATCGTGGACGACGGATCCCCCGATGGGACGGCCGCCATCGTCCGGGGGATCATGGAGCGTACCCCCCGCGTACACATCCTGGAGCGGGCGAAGAAACTGGGGCTGGGCACCGCGTATCTGGCGGGCTTCGCGTGGGCGCTGGAGCAAACGTTCGACTACGTGTTCGAGATGGACGCCGACTTCTCGCACGATCCCGCCCATCTGCCGCAGTTCCTGCGCGCCATCCAGGACGCCGATCTCGTGCTGGGCTCCCGGTACCTCAACGGGCGTGTGAGCGTGGTGAACTGGCCCATCTCACGCCTCCTGCTGAGCTACTTTGCCAACGTGTACGCCCGCGGCGTGACCGGCCTGCCGGTATGGGACTCCACCGGTGGCTTCAAGTGCTTTCGCCGAACGGTCCTGGAAGCCATTGATCTGACGCGAGTTCACTCCAACGGCTACGCCTTCCAGATCGAGATGAGCTTCCGGGCCTGGAAAAAGCGATTCCGGATCGCCGAGATTCCGATTGTGTTCGTGGACCGCACCGAAGGAACGAGCAAGATGTCCAAGGCGATCGTCCGCGAAGCGATCTGGATGGTCTGGTGGCTCCGGCTCAAGTCCATCGCCGGCCGGCTGTGAGCGCCACGGCCTCCGTGATCGAGCGGGAGAGCCGATGATCCCGTCGGGCCGCGAATTCTTCAAGATGAGCGGGTCGGGCAACGACTTCGTGTTCGTGGATGCCCGAACCCAAGCCCCCGGACCACTCGATCAGGTGGCGACGATCCAGGCGATCTGTGCCCGCGGCACCGGGGTAGGGGCCGACGGCATCGTCTTCCTCGAGCAGAGTGCCGTCGCATCGGTCCGGATGCGCTATCTGAACAGCGATGGTTCGGTCGCGGCCCTCTGCGGCAACGCCACCCTCTGCACAGCCCGGCTGTTCGTGGAGTTGGGGGGGGCTCGTCCGGGGCAGCCGTTCACCATAGAATCGGCGGCCGGCGTGCTCCAGGCGGTCATAGGCCCACAAGGTCCTGAGGTCGGGATGCCGGCCGTGGCCGAAATGACCCCCGACGCACACCCCGCGCTGGCGCCGGGAGAACGGCGCATGGGGTTCGCCAAGGTGGGGATTCCGCATCTGGTGGTGCTCTGTGATGACCTGGAGCTGGTGGACGTCGCGGGTCGGGGCCGTGGGCTCCGCTTCGATCCGGGGTTCGCCGAAGGCACCAACGTGGACTTCGTGGCCCGCGGTTCCGACGGTTCCTGGCACATGCGGACCTACGAGCGCGGGGTGGAGGGCGAGACCCTGGCCTGCGGAACGGGCGCCGTGGCGTCCGCCGCGGTTCTGAGCCGCTGGGGCATCGGGGCGGCGCGCGAGACGATCGTGACCAGGTCCGGCAAGCCGCTGACCATCCGCCTCGAGACCGATCAGGACCGGGTGCTTCCGTCCTTGGCCGGCGAAGCCAGGATCGTCTACCGAGGCCAGCTGGGCGAGGTCTGACCCAGCCCACTGGAGACTGGCCGCGCACCGGGGCACCGGAGCCAGGCGCCGACAGGTCCCGAAAAGCCAACATCGTAACAAACAACATCACATAGACTGTGTAACTCATTGCATACCATTGCAATGTTACGCAGAGCGCCAGCCAATCTGCCCACAAGAGCCAGGCTTTTCAACAGTCTTAGTTGACATAATCTTTCTTATACGAACTAACTTGGCGACAGACTGTCGCCACACGGGCGCCCAACTGGCCCAATGATCGGCGCAGCAGGCCTCAGCCTAGTGCCACGCGATCGAGGCCGCGAACGCTGGTCGGCGCTCGCGGCCTCAGTCCATGGCTACACGATTGTCAGAATTCCTGGCCCGGCGTTTCCATGCACGCCGTCCAGCTCAGGAGGCCCGCAGACTAGCCCTTGGACGCGGGCTTGGCCTGGACCTCACCGAGCCGCACCCGGGCTTCGGCGGCCACTCCCTGGGCCTTGGGGTCGTCCGCCAGCTTCTCCCAGATCTTCGTGGCGGTCGCCGTATCGTGCGCCGCCAGGAAGGCCCGAGCGGCTTTGGAGAGCTGGTACGCCTTGTAGTCGTCGGCCTTGGCGGCGTCGGCCGCCTTCTGGTAGGACTGTGCCGCATCGGCCGGCTTGTTGCTCTGCATCTGGCCGTCGCCGATCAGCCCGTAGATGTCCGGCATGTCCATCGACGCCGCGCTGCTGGGCAGCAGCTTCTGGAGCACCGCAATCCCGGCCTGGACCTTGCCGGCGTTGTAGTTCATCTGGGCCAGCAGCATGCCGGCCTCGATCCCGGACTGCGTATTGGAGTACCGGTCCACGACCTTGTTCAGGTCGCTCACGGCCAACGCCGCGTTCCCCGCCCCCACCGACTGCAGCGCCGTGTTCAGCGCCCGCTCGGCATTCTGGTCGCGGATCTGGACGGACCTGGCATAGAACCAGTAGCCGGCCCCACCCGCGGCGACGACGACCGCGGAGATGGTGAGCAGGCGCGCGTTTCG
Above is a genomic segment from Gemmatimonadaceae bacterium containing:
- a CDS encoding polyprenol monophosphomannose synthase: MPERALVVIPTYNERENIARIIDAVLGQDPRLEVLIVDDGSPDGTAAIVRGIMERTPRVHILERAKKLGLGTAYLAGFAWALEQTFDYVFEMDADFSHDPAHLPQFLRAIQDADLVLGSRYLNGRVSVVNWPISRLLLSYFANVYARGVTGLPVWDSTGGFKCFRRTVLEAIDLTRVHSNGYAFQIEMSFRAWKKRFRIAEIPIVFVDRTEGTSKMSKAIVREAIWMVWWLRLKSIAGRL
- a CDS encoding tetratricopeptide repeat protein, producing the protein MTEPVVETPVRTNREESVIEWLQRNARLLTISAVVVAAGGAGYWFYARSVQIRDQNAERALNTALQSVGAGNAALAVSDLNKVVDRYSNTQSGIEAGMLLAQMNYNAGKVQAGIAVLQKLLPSSAASMDMPDIYGLIGDGQMQSNKPADAAQSYQKAADAAKADDYKAYQLSKAARAFLAAHDTATATKIWEKLADDPKAQGVAAEARVRLGEVQAKPASKG
- a CDS encoding lysylphosphatidylglycerol synthase domain-containing protein, whose amino-acid sequence is MGRKAWVRALSAVLSIAVVAYVGWAMSRNWKAYTSQPLETHLRWGMVLASGGVIVTAYAVLVQTWRIMLVEWGGRLSFWRAAHIWSVTNLYRYVPGWVWQIGAMGVMAQREGVSPIAATGSSILSTIVNITTGFAIALGSGSVALDALHPGTSRVAFVLTLAAIAGLVALPVAMPGILAVLRRATGRDIPEATVPPRVIAYAIVGNLIAWFLYGLALYLLVIGVLGRATGALSSYIAVYSASYVLGYIVVFLPAGAGVRDGSMAAALPAFRLMTGPQALLIAVASRLLTSILDVVPGFLFLAVDAWRRRSTSQPRPNASSR
- the dapF gene encoding diaminopimelate epimerase, yielding MIPSGREFFKMSGSGNDFVFVDARTQAPGPLDQVATIQAICARGTGVGADGIVFLEQSAVASVRMRYLNSDGSVAALCGNATLCTARLFVELGGARPGQPFTIESAAGVLQAVIGPQGPEVGMPAVAEMTPDAHPALAPGERRMGFAKVGIPHLVVLCDDLELVDVAGRGRGLRFDPGFAEGTNVDFVARGSDGSWHMRTYERGVEGETLACGTGAVASAAVLSRWGIGAARETIVTRSGKPLTIRLETDQDRVLPSLAGEARIVYRGQLGEV